The proteins below are encoded in one region of Tolumonas auensis DSM 9187:
- the rsxB gene encoding electron transport complex subunit RsxB, with the protein MNHILLIILIFAALALIFGLLLGFAAIHFKVESDPIVDQLDALLPQTQCGQCGYPGCRPYAEAIANGDSINKCVPGGAQTIQNIADLMGVEPPSDDNELLMAPPKRVAFIHENLCIGCTKCIQACPVDAIIGAPKLMHTILRSECTGCDLCVDPCPTNCIEMIELPATPDRWKWDVETIPVRMVQ; encoded by the coding sequence ATGAACCATATCTTACTGATTATTCTTATCTTTGCTGCACTGGCACTCATTTTCGGGTTGCTGCTGGGCTTTGCTGCGATCCACTTTAAAGTGGAATCCGATCCGATTGTGGATCAGCTGGATGCTTTATTACCGCAAACACAATGTGGTCAATGTGGCTATCCGGGATGTCGCCCTTATGCAGAGGCGATTGCCAATGGTGACAGTATCAATAAATGTGTTCCGGGTGGTGCGCAGACTATTCAGAATATTGCCGATCTAATGGGGGTTGAACCGCCATCGGATGATAATGAATTGCTGATGGCGCCGCCAAAACGAGTGGCATTTATTCACGAGAATCTCTGTATCGGCTGTACCAAATGCATTCAGGCTTGTCCTGTCGATGCCATTATTGGTGCGCCCAAACTGATGCATACCATTTTACGCAGTGAATGCACCGGTTGTGATTTATGCGTCGACCCCTGCCCGACTAATTGTATTGAAATGATTGAATTACCCGCCACGCCTGATCGCTGGAAGTGGGATGTTGAAACAATTCCGGTGAGAATGGTGCAATGA